A single region of the Kwoniella botswanensis chromosome 1, complete sequence genome encodes:
- a CDS encoding pyruvate dehydrogenase complex dihydrolipoamide acetyltransferase — MMSFAQVAKRSASAGLRKQVLISRSLRTSAPSSALSKFSMPAMSPTMTEGGIASWKVKEGDSYAAGDVLVEIETDKATIDVEAQDDGVLAKIIVQNGAKGIAVGTPIAVIGEEGDDLSGADKLASESEGESAPPQKKEEETPKEQQQESKPAESSESKTPSLGTPKDETKYGSGSGGREVQQVPELPGQGDKPKFFASPLARKLALEKGIPLAQIKGTGPEGRIVKEDVEKYKGGASSSTATTPTSGATTTPGKAAPAAPAEYEDIPTSNMRKTIGKRLTESKQQLPHYYLTVEVNMDRLLKLREMFNKAGEGKTKLSVNDFIVKAASLALAEVPEANSAWLGDVIRQYKKADICVAVATPNGLITPIIKDVGSKGLASISAETKALASKAREGKLKPEEYQGGTFTISNLGMFGIDNFTAIINPPQSCILAIGKTSTKLELAPEDPKGFKTVQVMKATLSSDHRTVDGAVGAKWLKAFKDYMEQPLTFML; from the exons ATGATGTCCTTTGCTCAAGTGGCTAAAAGATCAGCTTCGGCTGGTTTGAGAAAGCAGGTTCTCATCTCCAGAT CCCTCCGAACCTCCGCCCCATCATCAGCCCTCAGCAAATTCTCCATGCCAGCCATGTCGCCGACGATGACAGAGGGTGGTATTGCCTCGTGGAAAGTTAAAGAAGGAGACTCGTACGCTGCTGGTGATGTCTTGGTGGAAATTGAGACTGATAAAGCTACGATCGATGTTGAGgctcaagatgatggtgTTTTGGCCAAgatcatt GTCCAAAACGGTGCTAAGGGAATCGCCGTCGGTACACCCATCGCAGTAAtcggagaagaaggagatgaccTCTCAGGTGCAGACAAATTAGCTTCTGAATCAGAGGGTGAATCAGCCCCACcacagaagaaagaggaagaaactCCAAAggaacaacaacaagaatCTAAACCTGCTGAATCTTCTGAGAGCAAGACCCCTTCGTTGGGTACACCTAAAGATGAGACCAAATATGGATCAGGAAGTGGTGGTAGAGAAGTTCAACAGGTACCGGAGCTACCTGGACAAGGTGATAAACCCAAGTTCTTCGCTTCTCCTTTAGCTAGGAAGTTGGCTTTGGAGAAAGGTATTCCATTGGCGCAGATTAAAGGTACTGGACCAGAGGGCAGGAtcgtcaag gaggatgttgagaagTACAAGGGAGGTGCCTCTTCATCTACCGCTACTACCCCAACCTCAGGTGCTACCACCACTCCAGGTAAAGCTGCCcctgctgctcctgccgAGTACGAGGACATCCCCACTTCCAACATGAGAAAGACGATCGGTAAACGATTGACCGAATCCAAGCAACAATTACCTCACTACTACTTGACCGTCGAGGTCAACATGG ACCGATTGCTCAAACTCAGGGAGATGTTCAACAAGGCTGGTGAAGGAAAGACCAAACTTTCGGTTAACGATTTCA TCGTAAAGGCCGCTTCCCTTGCTCTTGCCGAAGTACCCGAAGCCAACTCCGCCTGGTTAGGTGACGTGATCCGACAATACAAGAAAGCCGATATCTGCGTTGCTGTCGCTACCCCCAACGGACTCATCACACCTATAATCAAGGATGTTGGATCCAAGGGACTCGCTTCCATCTCAGCCGAGACCAAAGCTTTAGCATCAAAGGCTAGGGAAGGTAAATTGAAACCTGAAGAATACCAGGGAGGTACATTTACAATCTCAAACTTGGGAATGTTCGGTATCGACAACTTCACTGCTATCATCAACCCACCTCAATCTTGTATCTTGGCCATCGGTAAGACATCGACGAAATTGGAATTGGCACCTGAAGACCCCAAGGGGTTCAAGACGGTTCAAGTTATGAAAGCTACTTTGTCGTCCGATCACCGAACGGTCGATGGTGCGGTCGGTGCTAAATGGTTGAAAGCCTTTAAGGATTACATGGAACAACCTTTAACTTTCATGCTTTAA